The genomic DNA AATTTTCCCCAGCGCGAGAGACTCGGTATTCAGGATTTTTCCTTTAAGCGGAAGAACAGCTTGGGTTTTGGAATCTCTACCACTGGCAGCGGTTCCCCCGGCAGATTGACCTTCCACGATGAACAGTTCGCACTTTTCCGGGTCGTTGGATCGGCAGTCGAGAAGCTTGCCCGGCAGGTTACTCCGCCTCGACCCGGGACCTTTTCGCTTGATCTCTTTAACAGCTTCGCGGCTCGCCAATCTTGCCCGAGCAGCGAGGACAATTCGACCGATCACAGCATCAGCAATGGACGGGTTATTATTCAACCACGATTCCACACCAGGACGGACCATCCCGTCGACGAGAGAATTCATTTCCGGGTTGTTGAGTCGATCTTTCGTTTGTCCCTGAAACATCGGGTCGTTATGAAAGACCGAGACGATTCCGATCACACCTTCGCGGATATCATCCGGGGAAATCGTCAACCCTTTCGGCTTGATGTTGTGGACTTCCATATAATTCTTCACCGCTTTCGCCACTCCCGAGCGAAAGCCGGATTCATGTGTTCCGCCGCCACGCGTTCGAATCCCGTTGACGTAACTGCGAATGTGCTCGTCGGTCGATTCTGTCCATTGCAGGACCATGTCAACGTGAACTTTCCCTTCGTCCTTCGCCTGCTTGAACGGGTTTTCGTGGACGACTTTTCGTTTATCGTCTTTGATGATTTTTAACAGATACGCCACAATCCCTTCTGGGTGGTGAAGCTCGAATCGTTCGTTCTTGGCTTCATCCACAAAAATAATTTTCAGCCCACCATGGATGTACGAAATATCTTCCAGGTGCTGGCGGATGGTGTCGGCATTGAATTGTGTGCGGCGGAAAATTTGATCATCGGGACGGAAAAAAATAATCGTTCCATGTCCGCGGAACGGTTTCACTTTTTTCACCGGTCCCTGTGGGCGTCCACGCATGTATGTTTGCTGATACTCATGACCATCCCGGTGAACTGTGGCAATCATTTCTTCGGAGAGGGCGTTCACTGCGGATGAACCAATTCCGTGCAGACCGCCGCTGCGAACATAGTTCTTCTCTGAGAATTTCCCGCCAGCGTACAGCGTGGTAAGAATGACTTCGAGAGCCGACTTGCCGGTCTTCTTATGCTTATCGACTGGAATTCCGCGGCCGTTATCCTCGATAGAAACCGAGCAGCCATCTTTGTGGAGTGTCACTTTGATCTGGTCACACTCGCCAGCAAGATATTCGTCGACGGAGTTGTCCACGACTTCCCAGCAAAGGTGGTGCAGCCCCCGTGAATCAACTCCTCCGATGTACATCGAAGGACGTGTCCGGACATGCTCGAGTCCCTCCAGGACTTCGATATCGTCCGCCATGTAGCTGGACGTTCCTTTCGCGGTAGCTGCCATGAAATCAGTCTAGGGTCTAAAGTTAAGAGTTGAGATTCGAGAGATCACAATACCGGTCGCGATCAGTTTTACT from Thalassoglobus polymorphus includes the following:
- a CDS encoding DNA gyrase/topoisomerase IV subunit B, whose amino-acid sequence is MAATAKGTSSYMADDIEVLEGLEHVRTRPSMYIGGVDSRGLHHLCWEVVDNSVDEYLAGECDQIKVTLHKDGCSVSIEDNGRGIPVDKHKKTGKSALEVILTTLYAGGKFSEKNYVRSGGLHGIGSSAVNALSEEMIATVHRDGHEYQQTYMRGRPQGPVKKVKPFRGHGTIIFFRPDDQIFRRTQFNADTIRQHLEDISYIHGGLKIIFVDEAKNERFELHHPEGIVAYLLKIIKDDKRKVVHENPFKQAKDEGKVHVDMVLQWTESTDEHIRSYVNGIRTRGGGTHESGFRSGVAKAVKNYMEVHNIKPKGLTISPDDIREGVIGIVSVFHNDPMFQGQTKDRLNNPEMNSLVDGMVRPGVESWLNNNPSIADAVIGRIVLAARARLASREAVKEIKRKGPGSRRSNLPGKLLDCRSNDPEKCELFIVEGQSAGGTAASGRDSKTQAVLPLKGKILNTESLALGKILKNQEIHDLVETLGTGIGPNFDVHKLRYDRIILLMDADSDGYHISTLLLTFFFRHMRDLVQQGKLYLGQPPLYKIEVGKERHYARDDADKEEIMASLPANRKVDVQRFKGLGEMNAAQLKETTLDPKTRTLLRVDIESAVDADTIFSQLLGKDASERYRIIMDEAGEVDDIDV